In Osmerus mordax isolate fOsmMor3 chromosome 16, fOsmMor3.pri, whole genome shotgun sequence, the genomic stretch ATTACTACACTGTTGAATTGTGGACTCTGCATTGTGCGATCACAGCTTTGTGGCTTTATCCTTTTGTTGTTATACAAGGTTCGTGGGAGGAAAAGGTGTGGCAAAGTCTCTGTGCATCTCAGTGAGCTCTTGTTGGTGCCCAAAGCAATGATTTGATTagaattatttttatattttctttaCTGCCACTCAGTTGGAGATGAGGATCCCTGTGAGCTGTTTCCGTGTGGCTCAGTGACCCAGTACCAGTTTTCACTGTCAGCTATCCTCAAAGCAAACCATTCACACATCATAAACATAAGGATTTTTCCAGGCAGGATGTTTAGTAATGTAAATTTGAGAACACTGCACAGTGTCCTAACAGTTTTCTACTGGAATAAACCTGTATAGATAATCATTTGAGCAGAAATTGTGGGTACAAAATACGAGTTGCTCATTAGTTTGCCGTCATCTGAACAGTATTTTACACTGCAGACGGATGCTGATGTATCAGTATTTTATTTCCTTATTTTGGATTGGTCACAATTACCTTTCATATTGGTCTCTTTCCTCCAAATTGTAGTGTTGTTTCAGATCAAATTGTACTTGATTTGTGTCTGATAAATGGACTTAGAAACAGTTCAGTTTCTATGTGTCCATCGTCGGAATGTTGTATACATTATCATTAGAATTGACCCTTTCAAAACGCACAACTAGTATTTTGCCAAGGGATCTTATACGCCAGCCTTTTTTGCCCCTTCTCAACAGACACACTGCTACAAAACCCACTGTCTCACTTACATTGGGGACAGAGTCTACTACATGTCCTCAAAGTGCCTCCAGTTTcctattttttatatataaagtAGATATTGAGAACTGTCGTGTATATAACAGTAATGTAGCAATAAATGTGCCATTTTTAATAACAGAAATATACCTTTTTTCAATGTCTTTCTTTTTGAGCTTGTATACCTAAATGAAAAAAGCATTGTAATAAAGGGTTAAAAACATCCATGATGTGATTTGTAACTGTGTTTGGGAAAATATAGTTTGCAGGGGAAATCATGGACCAGTATACAGTATGAGTATGTTATCTGATTTAAAATAACGCACTTCCCTTTCGGTTCTGTGTCCCAGAGATAGTTcctccagagaatgtctaatataaatCTAATATAGGCCCTGGTACCTCCGTTGGTTGACCCTAGAAATAACCGGAAGCACTACTTCGCGCTTGCGCATATCTAAACAGATTGGTGAATCTTTGAAGAGCTAACATCTATCTACAAGCGTTGGTCAAAATGCTTGGGAAACTCGTCGGCCAGAAGTATGTGTCCATCGTCAAAACGTGGTAAATGGCTTATTATCGATTAAATGTCATTCATTTTGTTTGTTGAAGTGAAGTGGACTTTTTGATGCCCTGCAGTATTCTGGTATGCCCTTGCTCATGCTACTAGTCTGCGGTGTAGCAAGACGAGGTCATCTCCAGACTCCACAGTCTGACTAGCTAGCGCAGTTAGCCTAGTCGTTTAGCTAGTACTGAAGCGGTTAATGAGggtgtttgtttttattgtctGCCTGCATTTCAACATGCCTGGCTGACTCGTTGTCTCAAATCTTGTAACGAAAACAATTGAGTGTGTATTTTATATACAGTAACCTCATACTTCTGATTGTACTTCTGCATGTTTCCACTAACGCAGGTTGCCGACCATGGCTTTGTGGGGTTCAGTTGGAGGAGTAGCATTGGTTCATTTCACAGATTGGAGGTTGATATTAGACTATGTGCCATACATCAGCGGCAAGTTCAAGAAGGACGAGTAACTGCAGTAGATACATTGAAGGTAAGACTAACGTGTTTGACAAACTGCACTTGAAATTCAAGATGAGCTTTGTGCGTTTTTAgcagaaaacgatttgtaatGGTCAAGCGCATGCTCAGTATAAAATTACAAATAAATGATCCCCTGAAATGTGTAAATTACTCTTTCAATGTATAGGTCGGTTTGTGCTGATTGGAAGATGACCCGATGGAGATGGGGAGGACCATAACCAGAGCTGAGTGACATCTGACACCTTGACATGACTCCACACCAGGAGCAAAGACATTCTTCAGCCTTTTCAATTAATACCAATGGACAATTCAACCTgattttgacattttaaatcAACTGCATTGTGCATTCCTCTGATGAAAGCACTTGGCCAGGTAGTGACATAGATAAAGAAGTGTATGTATTATGATAAATTCACATTTATGtacagtttttttatttatttacttttgtTTTGATTTCTTTGATCTTGAATTCGTTTTCTGTCATTAACAACTCCTCTGTCTTAGGTAACTTTAATTATACAGTCTTTGTCACTGTTTACTGATGTAATTTGGTCCATCAGAGAGAAGGTAGAATTCTTAAATTACTTGGGTCCCGAGGCCTCCAACAATCAGAAATCATAAAGTATTATAGTCTTGGGTTATTCCTTCACCTATTATGCTTTTCAGTTAACCTGTAtgacaaatgtcaacaaagTTGTCTGGGCTTTTTTTTCTTGGAGCTCCTGCGTCCAACTAATGATATTGTTGTAATAAAAACTCGAACGGAACTACAATCGGAATCAAAAGGTGGTTGACTTTTTGGGGGGTAAaaacatagacatatatacagtcTATGGGTAAACATGTAGGCCAGAATTCCGCTATGACATCACAATTAAAACCGATTAAGACGGAACATTCATGATGTGTGCAGAAATTGATAATTAATCAAATATATATGGGAAAACTATTGAAATTGTAGGACCATGTGCATTAATTAGTTTACATTGCATTGATATATAAGGTAGGGCAGGCTAGTATTGCTTTGGAACTACACATTGTGGTAGAGCGGATGAATTGATGTGGACATTATGTAATAGTGTCGCGGAGTAATCTAATGAGTGTCTAGACATGAGAAAGCGAGGGACAGCTGACTTGGGAGTCGAAAGCAGATCCATTCAGAACAATAATAATTACTCTAGCCTGCTAAACTGATTCCTGAATTAATCAGCTCAAGGATACAAGAGGCATGGAGAGGAAAAGGTGCGAGTATTACATTGGTTTGAAAGTTGTTAAATGATAAAGGAAACTCAAGAGTTTTAACGTGTCggcagaaaaaaacatgttCTGCACGCTAACGCTAACCAACgttagctagctcgctagcctaCCTGCTGCTGAAGTGTGTATGCTGCTACTGTAGCATACAGCTGCTAGCTAACATTTGAAAGATACGAGTAGATGGTATGAAAGCCAGCCAATGCATGCTATTTAGCTCGTCATATTACATCATGTtaatatagtttttttttaatgcactACTAGTCATTCTCTCATATCTACGTATCAAAATTATTTGTGTTGTATTTTAAGCTGTGTGGTTACGACGTTAGCCGTATTAGCAAACTAGCTCTCTAGGTACCTAGCCAGCTTTCATTGTTTACTGATAGGTTTGCAGGCCCAGTACTACTATTACGGCTAGCCAGCGATCAGTAAGCCACCTTCTATAATACCTGACGCTGCATGACCACGTTGATGTTATACAAATACTTAGAGTTCGTTATGTATTTAGTTAACAAGTGGGTTGCTTATCCCTTAGCTAGCTATATAACGTAGTTCCTGTCTACGTGAATacgtcagaatgtgtgtgtggttcagatGTGCTAATGCCTTGTCTCCATAGTCCCCCTGGCAAGAAGTTTCTCAGCAAACCCCAGATTTCtcgttgcctgggcaacacaatGGACGTGCATGCCATCGACCCCCGTGCTGGAAGGATGCTGATGACCAAAGTGCACCGAAATAGACACAAGCATCGTTATGACAATAACAACCATCAGATGAAGGTTAGGGGTGTTGATTGATATATACTTCAGAAGATTCTCG encodes the following:
- the uqcr11 gene encoding cytochrome b-c1 complex subunit 10 → MLGKLVGQKYVSIVKTWLPTMALWGSVGGVALVHFTDWRLILDYVPYISGKFKKDE